The DNA region CGACGATCCCGGCGAGCACCCGGCAGGTCGCCTGATGTGACGGGCACCACAGTCACTTCAGAGGAAATCGTGCATTTTAGGTAGCGTCTGTCCGCCCCGTAGGGAAGTTCTCCAGCGCATGACCCGTGGAACCGCCGAATGCCCGGCACTCGACGTACTCGCCGCCATGGGTGACAGGATCGGTGCGCTCGGGCCGGAGGCGCCCACCTGGGCCGACTCGACGCGAAGCCGCGGCGTGGCGCGGGCAGGAACTCCTGTGGCAGGCCGTCCACTTCGGAAAAGCGTGACCGTACGCAACGCCGGTGTCGGCGGGGCGGGGCGCCTGCACACGGTTGCCGCATCCGCGACCGCCGCGCTCCTCCTGGCCGTGGTCACAGGGCCGGTCCGCAGCCGCCTCAAGGTCTTGACCGGCGCCCAGCCCGCCGTCAACTGGACGCTCACCGCGCTCGATCGTCTTCGCGATCGAGCGCGGTCCTCGCGATGCGGATCCGCCGCAAGCGGCCCGAGGTCTGCGCAAGGCTCGCCGTCCGTCACACGGACGTCGGCTCCGTGTGACGGACGGGCAGACCCCGTCGCGGACGAGAGATCCGCGACGGGGCCGCCGCGCCCGGGGGGAGTAGTCGGCATCGACTCGCGGGCGCGGTCCGGGTCGGTTCACGGCGGGCGCTACGCGACCGGTACGACGGTCGCCGCGTCCCGGCTGCCCGCTCAGCCCTGTTCGGCGGGCACCTGCGCCCTGTCCGCCGCGAGCAGCGCCGTGAACCGCGCCAGCCGGGCTCCCTGGAAACGGGCGCAGTCCAGCGTGACCTCGTCGGGGGCGTTCGAGGGGAATCCCGCGGGCCACGACGTCCCGTAGGGGTTGCCGCCGGCGGCGTAGACGATGTCGTCCGTGTAGCCAAGAGGGACGATGACCGAGCCCCAGTGGTAGAAGACGTTGTTCAGCGAGAGGATCGTCGACTCCTGGCCGCCGTGCTGCTCGGCCGAGGAGACGAAGGTCGTCACCGGCTTGTCCGCCAGCTTCCCCGCCTGCCAGAGGCCTCCGGCGGAGTCGATGAACTGCTTCAGCTGGGCCGCCGGAGCGCCGTAACGCGTCGGTGTGCCGAAGGCGTATCCGTCGGCCCACTCCAGATCGGCGAGTTCGGCGACCTCGACGGTCGACTCGGTCTCCTCGCGATGCCTGCCCCAGTCGGGGTTGGCGGCTATCGCCTCGGCGGGGGCGAGTTCGGCGACCCTGCGCAGCCGGACCTCGGCGCCAGCGGACTCGGCGCCCTCGGTCACCGCCTGCGCGAGCCGATGCACGGACCCGGTCGCGCTGTAGTAGACGACCAACACATGTGCTGACACGGAAAACCACTCCCAGATGTCTGATGCTCGATCACGATGAAGGCGCTCAGGGGCGCCTGTTCACTTGGTCGGTGTGTACGAGAGGACGGCAGTGATCGCCTTCTCCTCGGTGTTCGCCTCGATACCGGCCCAGCCGAGTTCCCGTCCCTGGCCGCTGAGCTTGGAACCGCCCCACGGCAGGCGGGGGTCGAGCGGCGCCCAGCCGTTGATCGCGACGGCGCCGGCCTTCACTCGGCCGGCAAGCGCGTGTGCCCTGCTGACGTCCGAGGTCCACAAGGTGGCGGCCAGCGCGTACTCGCTGTCGTTGGCGATCGTGACCGCGTCGGATTCCGACTCGAACGGGATGACCGCGCCCACGGGCCCGAAGATCTCCCGCCGGGCGATGGTCATGGTGTTGTCGACCTCGCCGAACAACGTCGGTTCGACGAAGAATCCCTTGCCGTCCGGTCGTCCGCCCCCGGCGATCAGACGGGCGCCGTCGTCGACTCCCGCCGCGACGTAACCGGAAACCCGCTCCAGTTGCCGTGCGTTGATCAACGCGCCCATCGTGGTGCCCTCGTCGAACGGGTCGCCGACCTTGATGTCACGCGCTCGCGCCACCAGCCGCTCAACGAACTCGTCGTACACGGAACGGGCGACCAAAATGCGGCTGCCCGCGGCACACACCTCTCCCTGATTCGCGAAGATTCCGGCCGCCACGCCCTGCACCGCGTCGTCCAGGTCCGCGTCCGCGAAGACGATCTGGGGGCTCTTGCCGCCGAGTTCCAGGGTCGTACGGCGGAAGCCCTTCGCGGCCGCCACGGCCACCTTGTATCCCGTCTCCGGGCTTCCGGTGAACGAGATCTTGTCCACCCCCAGGTGATCGACGAGCGCCTGGCCCGTCACGGCTCCGAGCCCGGGAAGCACGCTGAACGCCCCGGCCGGGAAACCTGCTTCCTCGATCAGCGACGCGAGGAGGAGCGAGGTGAGGGGCGCGTCCTCCGGGGGCTTGAGGACGACGGCACAGCCCGCGGCGAGCGCAGGGGCGATCTTCCAGGCCCCGATCATGGTCGGCGAGTTCCAGGGCGTGATGGCCGCGACCACGCCCACCGGCTCGCGCACGGTGTAGCTGTGCGTGGGTCGGCCCATGTACGAGCCGGTCGGGACCGAGCGGCCCTCCACCTTGTCGGCCCAGCCCGCGAAGTAGCGGAAGGCCTGGATCGTCTGGGGCAGGTCGATCGCCCGCGGCTCGAAGCCGGGCTTGCCGATGTCCAGCGACTCCAGGACCGCGAACTCCTCGCTCCGCGCCTCGATCAGATCGGCCAGGCGGTGCAGCAGCAGCACCCTGGCACTCCCGTCCGTCCTCCCCCACGCCCCCTCGTCCAGAGCCGACCGTGCGTGGGACACGGCTTTGTCCACTTCCCGGGCTCCGGCCGCGGCCACGGTCGTGAGCCGTCGTTCGGTCACCGGGTCGATCACGTCGAAGGTGTCGATGCTCTGACTGCTGTCCCATCGCCCCGCGAAGTAGGGCTCCGTCGGAACCGTGCTGACCAGCCGTTCGGCTTCTGCGCGTGTTAGCATGAGTACGATTACCGTTCTATGTGGACGATATTCGAAACCTTAGAGATGAGGGTGACGCCGGTCAAGGGGTCGGCGGCATACGACCGTTCCGGCCGCCGTGACATGATGTGCGGCACGACAGGGCAGGAGGCGAGAGAAAATCGTGGCGGCGACCGGCGGGGAAACGTCCCTGACTCTTGACCGCGGGCTGACGGTGTTGTCACTGCTCGCACGAAACGCCGACGGTCTCACGGCGGCAGAACTCGCCGAGCGGCTGAGCGTCGCCCGGGCGGCCGTCTACCGTCTGCTGCGCACGCTGGAGGCGCACAGCCTCGTCGCCCGTATCGGCACGCGGTACATCCTCGGGTTCGGCGTGGCCGAACTGGCCGGGCAGCTCAAACCACGGCTGCAGTCCACCGTCCTGCCGATCCTGCGCCGACTCAGCGAACGGACCAACAGCACGGCGCTGTTGAGCGTCGCCGACGGCGACCAAGCCCTGATCCTGCTGACGGCGGAACCACCGAACTCCACCATGCACCTCGCCATGCGAGAAGGCGCCCGGCACGCCCTGACCGTCGGCGCGGACGGGATAGCCATCCTCGCCGGCAGGCCGGAGAGCGACGAGGACACCGCCGCCGTCCGCGAGGCGCGTCGTCGCGGCCACGCCGTCAGCGTGGGCTCGATCCAGGAGGGCGCGATCGGCATCGCCGCCCCCATCCAGGTCTCGGACTGGTCGACAGCGAGCCTGGGAGTGGTCCAAATCGGTCTCAAGCTCGTCGACGAACAGGTCCCGCACCTGGTGACGGAGGCCGCCCGAACGGCCGCGACACAGCTGGTCGGGGTGGCCGGCCCGGAGTCGGTGAAGGGATAGCCTCCGCTGCTGTCCCGCCGGTGCGACTCCCAGCGGGACAGCTCCGGGCCCACACGCGTCCGATGTACGCATGCGGACCCGGCACGGGTCACTCGTCGGCCCGGTCACCCGTCTGCGGTGCGGCGTGGCAGTGGTTCGCACCGTGCCCGGACGGGGGCGGTACGTCCAACGAGGGGTTACGGTCGAAGAATCCGACCGGCTTCAAGGCGAATCCGACGTAGTCGCACGGCATGATGGGCCAGTCCTCAGGCCTTGGCAGATGCGAGGTGCCGAAGGTGTGCCAGAGCACCACGTCGGTGTCGACCAGGTCGCGCTCCTGCTCGATCCACTGGCCGATCCCGTCCCCGGGGTGCTGGTTGGGGTAGTCGCCGGCCGCATGCTGTTCGTCCGGGCTGTACCGGGTCACCCACAGATGAGCCCGCGCGAACTCGGCGCGTCGCGCCAGATCGCTCTCGGGAGCGGCGAGCAGCGTCGGACCCACGAAGGGGACCAGCTTGTACGCGACGGGCTCGCCGAAGCGGTTGCGCACACCGGGATTGGTGATCTTCCAGGTGCGGGCGGTGAGCGGGTCGCACATCCTGCGGCCGTCACGTTCGTTGGTGATCTCCGTGCGGCGGGCGACGATCGCGTTCCCGTACGGGTTGTCCGGCCCCATCGGAAGACCGACCGCGTCGACCTCCGCGACCGTGTTGCGCGGCCCGTCGACCTCCATGTCCAGGCGCATGTTGAACAGGTGCTGGTGGTTCGGCGCGTCCAACTGGGGCGCCACGAGCGATCCGTAGGCGGGCTTCTCGCCGGGAGCCACGGCCCGCGTCTGGACGATGCCGGTCAGCTTAGCCTCGAACTGGATTGTCCCGTCGAGGTAGAAGTACCAGAAGAAGCCGTACTCGTAGTTGCCGATCGTGTGGATCGACGACACGACGAGCCGCCGGGAACGCCTGACCTCCGCCTGCTGGACATAGCGGAAGTCCCAGTGCTTCCAGAGGATTCCGTAGTCCTCCTCGTGCAGGCAGATGGCATTGGTGACGGTGTGCGGGATGCCCGACTCGTCGGAGAGCACCGCGTCGAGGTACCTGATCTCGCCGAGGCAGTCGCACCCGAGACTGAGCGAACCGACGGTCTTTCCCAGGCAGTACTCACCCGCGTCGAAGACGTTCCGGAAGTAGAAGTCGTCGCTGGTGTCGCCGTATGGCACCACCATCTCGCTGATGCCGGCCCGGTGCAGGATCGGGCGCCGGCGCCCGTCGTCCTGGTAGGAGACATCGCTGATGACGAGTCCCTCCACCACGTCGATGTGGGCGTGCAGCCGCCACCGCTGCCACTCGATCACATTGCCGGACACCGTGAAGGAGGGTCCTTCGGGCTGGGTGATCTCGATGGGCCGGAGGTCGTCGCGCAACGGACCGACACTGGCCGGGTCGTAGTTCCCGCTCTCCGGCGGAAGCGGCAGCGGATCCCCCTCCTGGATGGCCGCCACCGAACGGGCGTCGCAGTCGATGACGAAGACGAGGTTCCCGACGGGCCTGGCGTAGCCGTTGTCCTCGGTAAAGTGGCGGACGTACGCGGTCGCCCGGATCACGCGTCGTCGCGCGTCCACACCCTCGATCGGCAACGTGCCGGTCGACCAGGGGTCGAACTGCACCTGCGAGAGATCGTCGACCCCGTGCCGTATCAGTGCCTCCACCGCGGCCGGATCGTTCTTGATGATCTCGTCGAGCGCCACCAACTCGTCGATCATGATCGGCGGTTGCAGGCCCGGGAGGTGCTTGAAGGAGACCAGGCTGCCGTCGGCGAGATCGACCCGGGCCTCGAACATGGCACTGGCCTCAGGGTCGTGGACGACGAGGAAGGCCACGCGGGGGATCGGGCTTGAGGGGTCGTACGCCCGCACCTGCTCCTTGTCCGGGAGGTCCAGACGCACCAGGGGGAATTTCATCGCCCCCCGCTGAGGGTGACTGGTACGCACCACACCGACGGCCATTTCTATTTCCTCGGCGGTCAGCGGATCGTACGGGTGTGCCGTGGTGGTGGTCACTGCCTTACCTCCTGATGGCATGGGCGATGAAGGGTGAGGTGAGTGGTGGTCCGGGTTTTGTCGTCAAAGTGGGGTCACTTCACTGGCGCCTTCCGCCGCCTGGTCCGTCACGGGTTCCCCCTGGCTGGAGGACCGGCCGAGCGCGAAGAAGGACCAGACCGCGCCCAGTGCCACCCACACGAGCAGAGCCCAGGGAACGGTGTCGAGAGGGCTGGCCGCCTGGTAGAACGAACCGAACACCGCCCCGGCCGCCACTGCTACACCGGCACTTCCCGCGATGAGCAGTTTGGTTCGGCTGACATGGTTCCAGAGGCCCTTCACCCCCGCGGCACCGACGACGAGATACATAGTCGCCATGCCTGTTCCACCAAAGCCGGCCATCCAGCCGAACGCCGACGCCCATTGCGGCTGACCGGCCCCCTGACCGAACATCCGGTCGCCCCCCACGCGCACACCGACGATGGCGACACACGAAACAACGCCCATCAGTACGGCGCCCCATACAGGAGTACGGAACCGGTGGTGCAGAACCGCCAGCTTCGACGGCAGCCGGCCACTGCGGGCCATCGAGAGCATGCCTCGAGTCGATGCGACGCCGACTCCGATTGCCACCGCGAGGATGTCGAGAATGATCAGGACCGCCAGGAAGTTTCCGAACGCGGCAGACCCGAACTCCCCACCGTACGAGAGCGTTTCCAGCGGGAAGACACTGTTCTTCCACGCTTCCACGTCGAGGCCGAAACCCATGACCTGCGCGTAGGCCACCACCACGTAATAGACCCCGACGATGCCCAGCGACAGCATGACCGCCCGCGGCACATGGCGCTTGGGGTCCGAGGTCTCCTCAGCGAGATTGGCCGCCGACTCGAAGCCGATGAACATGTTGATGCCGTACAGAACGCCGAAGAGAAGATTCAGACTCCCCACGGCGAAGGGATTGAAGGGCTCGACGGACCAGCTGTCGCCGTTCTGGCCACCGCGGAAAATGATGACCAGCGAGAAGACAAGGACGACGACCATGGCGCTCAGTGCGAGGATGAGTTGCGCCCGAATCGAGACGTTAACGCCCACCACGAGAATCGTGAAGGCGACGGCGGCGTATCCCAGGGACAGCGGCCACCACGGCACGTCCACGGACATGGTGCTCTTGAGCCATGCCTGTGTGAGTCCGCCGAGGACGAGGAATGTCGCGGCTCCCAGAACCATCATGGCTCCGTAGTAGAGCCATCCGGTGATCACACCGACGCGCGGTCCGGCGGTGTCACTCACGTATTCGTAGAGAGAGCCGCACGAATGGATGCGCTTCGCGTATTGGGCGATGATCCATCCCACGCCGCACATGCCGATGCCCGCGATGATGATCGCGACCGGCGTGGCGACGCCGGCACCGCGTCCCGTGGCCGACAGACCGACGACTAGGGGCAGCAGGGCCGCGACCGAGAAGACCGGTCCCATGAAGCCGAGTGATTGAGTGAGGACGCCGATCAGGGACAGGCGGCCGTGGGCCAGGGTGGTGCGATCAGGGCTTGTCATCCCGATCAGCCTCCAGTTTCGCCACTGTGCGATATTCGTACGTGGTGTACGTTTGTTGAAAGCACATGGTGTGGTGGCCTGCGGTGGGTGTCAAGGCCCGGCGTCGGCCAAACCCGACCGCCGCCGAAGACACGGCGGTCGCCACCCGGCGGCCAGAACGCGGCCGCCCCCGCCGAAGTGCTTCGGCGGGGGCGGCGGTTGACCTGGGAGGAATGCGGGATGGGCGGCTCTAGCGCAGGCCCAGCAGGAAAGCTCGGGCCGCTCGCGCGGCGGAGACCACTTCCGAAGTGGCCTCGTCGACGCGGTCCTGCCGGTGCGAGACGAACATGACGCAGGCGTCCAGTACGTCTCCGTCGCGGGCCAGCGGAGCGGCGACCGCGTGGGCTCCGGGCTCCACAGCGCCATGAGTGGTGACCCATCCCCGGCGGCGCGCCTCACGCACGGCGTCCGAGTCGTCGTCGGCGGGCGCCCGTCCGGCCCGGATCGCACACGGGGCGGCCCCGCGGTCCAAGGGCTGGCGAGACCCCTTGCGGTAGGCGAGGTGGTAGTCGGCGTCCTGGGGAACCGCCGTGGCCACGGCGACGACACAGTCCGGTTCAGGGAAGAACAGGATCGCCGTACCGCCATACCCGTCCGCGAGCTGTTGCAGCAGCGGCTGGATGAACTCGGCGAGGGTGGGCCGCGAAGTACCCGCGAGTGTGTGCAGTTCTCCCCCGGACGCATACACACCGTCCGCGCTCTTCGCCAGGAATCCCTCCGCGGCGAGCGTGCCCGCCAGTCGGTGCACGACGGTCCGGTGCAGCCCCGTCCGGGCGGCGATCTCGGCGACCGTCAGGCCACGGGGCTGGTGAGCGACGACCCGCAGGACCGCCAGCCCCCGGACGAGCGTCTGCGACGGCGGCTGACTGGGGCGCTTCGCCTTCTCCTCGCGTCCGTCATCCGCGCCGCCCTCCATGTCGTTCGCGGCCTCTGCCCGCACTCCGCCTGCCACCTTCCGAGTTCCGCTCACACGTTCAGCGTATGGCACAGGTCTGTCGCGACCGGGGGTTGACGCCGGAGCCGCACCGCGCCAATGCTGTGCACTATACGCACGGACGGTGCGCATAGTGCACGGAGGATTTCCATGACCCACGCCACCACCGTCTGGCAGGCGAACCGGTCCGGCGGCCTGACCGGGGCCGAGGCCCTCATCGAGACCTCGCTCGCCGCCGGAGTGGACGTCTGCTTCGCCAATCCGGGGACCACGGAGATGCCCCTGGTCGCCGCGTTGGACTCCGTTCCCGGCACCCGCGCGGTGCTCGGCCTCTTCGAGGGCGTGTGCACCGGCGCGGCCGACGGTTACGCCCGGATCACCGGCCGACCGGCGATGACACTGCTTCATCTGGGCCCCGGCTTCGCCAACGGCATCGCCAACCTGCACAACGCGCGACGGGCCCACTCCCCCGTCTTCAACGTCATCGGGGACCAAGCGAGTTGGCATCTCGCCTTCGATGCTCCCCTGACCTCGGACATCGTCTCCCTCGCGACCTCTGTCTCCGGCTGGGTGGGCACCGCCGCCTCC from Streptomyces sp. NBC_00258 includes:
- the wrbA gene encoding NAD(P)H:quinone oxidoreductase, with protein sequence MSAHVLVVYYSATGSVHRLAQAVTEGAESAGAEVRLRRVAELAPAEAIAANPDWGRHREETESTVEVAELADLEWADGYAFGTPTRYGAPAAQLKQFIDSAGGLWQAGKLADKPVTTFVSSAEQHGGQESTILSLNNVFYHWGSVIVPLGYTDDIVYAAGGNPYGTSWPAGFPSNAPDEVTLDCARFQGARLARFTALLAADRAQVPAEQG
- a CDS encoding aldehyde dehydrogenase family protein, coding for MLTRAEAERLVSTVPTEPYFAGRWDSSQSIDTFDVIDPVTERRLTTVAAAGAREVDKAVSHARSALDEGAWGRTDGSARVLLLHRLADLIEARSEEFAVLESLDIGKPGFEPRAIDLPQTIQAFRYFAGWADKVEGRSVPTGSYMGRPTHSYTVREPVGVVAAITPWNSPTMIGAWKIAPALAAGCAVVLKPPEDAPLTSLLLASLIEEAGFPAGAFSVLPGLGAVTGQALVDHLGVDKISFTGSPETGYKVAVAAAKGFRRTTLELGGKSPQIVFADADLDDAVQGVAAGIFANQGEVCAAGSRILVARSVYDEFVERLVARARDIKVGDPFDEGTTMGALINARQLERVSGYVAAGVDDGARLIAGGGRPDGKGFFVEPTLFGEVDNTMTIARREIFGPVGAVIPFESESDAVTIANDSEYALAATLWTSDVSRAHALAGRVKAGAVAINGWAPLDPRLPWGGSKLSGQGRELGWAGIEANTEEKAITAVLSYTPTK
- a CDS encoding IclR family transcriptional regulator, coding for MAATGGETSLTLDRGLTVLSLLARNADGLTAAELAERLSVARAAVYRLLRTLEAHSLVARIGTRYILGFGVAELAGQLKPRLQSTVLPILRRLSERTNSTALLSVADGDQALILLTAEPPNSTMHLAMREGARHALTVGADGIAILAGRPESDEDTAAVREARRRGHAVSVGSIQEGAIGIAAPIQVSDWSTASLGVVQIGLKLVDEQVPHLVTEAARTAATQLVGVAGPESVKG
- a CDS encoding primary-amine oxidase gives rise to the protein MTTTTAHPYDPLTAEEIEMAVGVVRTSHPQRGAMKFPLVRLDLPDKEQVRAYDPSSPIPRVAFLVVHDPEASAMFEARVDLADGSLVSFKHLPGLQPPIMIDELVALDEIIKNDPAAVEALIRHGVDDLSQVQFDPWSTGTLPIEGVDARRRVIRATAYVRHFTEDNGYARPVGNLVFVIDCDARSVAAIQEGDPLPLPPESGNYDPASVGPLRDDLRPIEITQPEGPSFTVSGNVIEWQRWRLHAHIDVVEGLVISDVSYQDDGRRRPILHRAGISEMVVPYGDTSDDFYFRNVFDAGEYCLGKTVGSLSLGCDCLGEIRYLDAVLSDESGIPHTVTNAICLHEEDYGILWKHWDFRYVQQAEVRRSRRLVVSSIHTIGNYEYGFFWYFYLDGTIQFEAKLTGIVQTRAVAPGEKPAYGSLVAPQLDAPNHQHLFNMRLDMEVDGPRNTVAEVDAVGLPMGPDNPYGNAIVARRTEITNERDGRRMCDPLTARTWKITNPGVRNRFGEPVAYKLVPFVGPTLLAAPESDLARRAEFARAHLWVTRYSPDEQHAAGDYPNQHPGDGIGQWIEQERDLVDTDVVLWHTFGTSHLPRPEDWPIMPCDYVGFALKPVGFFDRNPSLDVPPPSGHGANHCHAAPQTGDRADE
- a CDS encoding APC family permease, with protein sequence MGPVFSVAALLPLVVGLSATGRGAGVATPVAIIIAGIGMCGVGWIIAQYAKRIHSCGSLYEYVSDTAGPRVGVITGWLYYGAMMVLGAATFLVLGGLTQAWLKSTMSVDVPWWPLSLGYAAVAFTILVVGVNVSIRAQLILALSAMVVVLVFSLVIIFRGGQNGDSWSVEPFNPFAVGSLNLLFGVLYGINMFIGFESAANLAEETSDPKRHVPRAVMLSLGIVGVYYVVVAYAQVMGFGLDVEAWKNSVFPLETLSYGGEFGSAAFGNFLAVLIILDILAVAIGVGVASTRGMLSMARSGRLPSKLAVLHHRFRTPVWGAVLMGVVSCVAIVGVRVGGDRMFGQGAGQPQWASAFGWMAGFGGTGMATMYLVVGAAGVKGLWNHVSRTKLLIAGSAGVAVAAGAVFGSFYQAASPLDTVPWALLVWVALGAVWSFFALGRSSSQGEPVTDQAAEGASEVTPL
- a CDS encoding IclR family transcriptional regulator; this translates as MSGTRKVAGGVRAEAANDMEGGADDGREEKAKRPSQPPSQTLVRGLAVLRVVAHQPRGLTVAEIAARTGLHRTVVHRLAGTLAAEGFLAKSADGVYASGGELHTLAGTSRPTLAEFIQPLLQQLADGYGGTAILFFPEPDCVVAVATAVPQDADYHLAYRKGSRQPLDRGAAPCAIRAGRAPADDDSDAVREARRRGWVTTHGAVEPGAHAVAAPLARDGDVLDACVMFVSHRQDRVDEATSEVVSAARAARAFLLGLR